The following proteins come from a genomic window of Carcharodon carcharias isolate sCarCar2 chromosome 10, sCarCar2.pri, whole genome shotgun sequence:
- the commd9 gene encoding COMM domain-containing protein 9 isoform X1: protein MAAAGRVEEVGVLQLLLKASSKDVVRHLCQECFPPSATNSVRLVDSTVKSLSVTPEEAKQLICSLHGFTRQIVFQGLTSAEEILPLFPDDFHQNLKNLLTKIILENISQVLSKGHEDSKRQLFSSPPMLPDLLSFSRAAWRSETLANQISLPHLIDMDWRVDIKTSSDNINRMAVPTCLLQMKIQDDINACRGGPIISTVSLELSKEKLDTMLDGLSRIRDQLSAVANK, encoded by the exons ATGGCGGCAGCGGGGAGAGTTGAGGAGGTTGGGGTTTTGCAGCTGCTCCTGAAG GCTTCCTCAAAGGATGTGGTGAGGCATTTATGTCAGGAATGCTTTCCCCCTTCAGCGACCAATTCAGTCAGGTTAGTTGACAGCACTGTCAAAAGCTTATCGGTGACCCCCGAGGAGGCAAAGCAG TTGATCTGCAGCCTACATGGTTTCACACGGCAAATTGTATTCCAAGGACTGACTTCAGCTGAAGAGATTCTCCCACTCTTTCCTGATGACTTTCATCAAAACCTAAAGAATCTGTTAACTAAAATAATTCTTGAAAACAT CTcccaggttctgtcgaagggtcatgaggactcgaaacgtcaactcttttcttctccgccgatgctgccagacctgctgagtttttccag AGCTGCCTGGAGGAGTGAAACACTTGCAAACCAAA TTTCCTTACCCCACCTCATTGACATGGACTGGAGAGTGGATATCAAAACCTCGTCTGATAACATTAACAGAATGGCAGTGCCCACTTGCCTGCTCCAGATGAAG ATCCAGGATGACATCAATGCCTGCCGAGGTGGACCCATCATTTCCACTGTCTCTCTTGAACTAAGCAAGGAAAAGCTGGATACAATGTTGGATGGACTCAGTCGAATCCGGGATCAGCTTTCAGCTGTGGCAAACAAGTAA
- the commd9 gene encoding COMM domain-containing protein 9 isoform X3 yields MAAAGRVEEVGVLQLLLKASSKDVVRHLCQECFPPSATNSVRLVDSTVKSLSVTPEEAKQLICSLHGFTRQIVFQGLTSAEEILPLFPDDFHQNLKNLLTKIILENIAAWRSETLANQISLPHLIDMDWRVDIKTSSDNINRMAVPTCLLQMKIQDDINACRGGPIISTVSLELSKEKLDTMLDGLSRIRDQLSAVANK; encoded by the exons ATGGCGGCAGCGGGGAGAGTTGAGGAGGTTGGGGTTTTGCAGCTGCTCCTGAAG GCTTCCTCAAAGGATGTGGTGAGGCATTTATGTCAGGAATGCTTTCCCCCTTCAGCGACCAATTCAGTCAGGTTAGTTGACAGCACTGTCAAAAGCTTATCGGTGACCCCCGAGGAGGCAAAGCAG TTGATCTGCAGCCTACATGGTTTCACACGGCAAATTGTATTCCAAGGACTGACTTCAGCTGAAGAGATTCTCCCACTCTTTCCTGATGACTTTCATCAAAACCTAAAGAATCTGTTAACTAAAATAATTCTTGAAAACAT AGCTGCCTGGAGGAGTGAAACACTTGCAAACCAAA TTTCCTTACCCCACCTCATTGACATGGACTGGAGAGTGGATATCAAAACCTCGTCTGATAACATTAACAGAATGGCAGTGCCCACTTGCCTGCTCCAGATGAAG ATCCAGGATGACATCAATGCCTGCCGAGGTGGACCCATCATTTCCACTGTCTCTCTTGAACTAAGCAAGGAAAAGCTGGATACAATGTTGGATGGACTCAGTCGAATCCGGGATCAGCTTTCAGCTGTGGCAAACAAGTAA
- the commd9 gene encoding COMM domain-containing protein 9 isoform X2 — MGRSRSFATPSCPLTLMASSKDVVRHLCQECFPPSATNSVRLVDSTVKSLSVTPEEAKQLICSLHGFTRQIVFQGLTSAEEILPLFPDDFHQNLKNLLTKIILENISQVLSKGHEDSKRQLFSSPPMLPDLLSFSRAAWRSETLANQISLPHLIDMDWRVDIKTSSDNINRMAVPTCLLQMKIQDDINACRGGPIISTVSLELSKEKLDTMLDGLSRIRDQLSAVANK, encoded by the exons ATGGGACGGTCTAGGAGCTTCGCCACCCCTTCATGTCCACTAACCCTTATG GCTTCCTCAAAGGATGTGGTGAGGCATTTATGTCAGGAATGCTTTCCCCCTTCAGCGACCAATTCAGTCAGGTTAGTTGACAGCACTGTCAAAAGCTTATCGGTGACCCCCGAGGAGGCAAAGCAG TTGATCTGCAGCCTACATGGTTTCACACGGCAAATTGTATTCCAAGGACTGACTTCAGCTGAAGAGATTCTCCCACTCTTTCCTGATGACTTTCATCAAAACCTAAAGAATCTGTTAACTAAAATAATTCTTGAAAACAT CTcccaggttctgtcgaagggtcatgaggactcgaaacgtcaactcttttcttctccgccgatgctgccagacctgctgagtttttccag AGCTGCCTGGAGGAGTGAAACACTTGCAAACCAAA TTTCCTTACCCCACCTCATTGACATGGACTGGAGAGTGGATATCAAAACCTCGTCTGATAACATTAACAGAATGGCAGTGCCCACTTGCCTGCTCCAGATGAAG ATCCAGGATGACATCAATGCCTGCCGAGGTGGACCCATCATTTCCACTGTCTCTCTTGAACTAAGCAAGGAAAAGCTGGATACAATGTTGGATGGACTCAGTCGAATCCGGGATCAGCTTTCAGCTGTGGCAAACAAGTAA
- the commd9 gene encoding COMM domain-containing protein 9 isoform X4 — MSTNPYGFLKGCGEAFMSGMLSPFSDQFSQLICSLHGFTRQIVFQGLTSAEEILPLFPDDFHQNLKNLLTKIILENISQVLSKGHEDSKRQLFSSPPMLPDLLSFSRAAWRSETLANQISLPHLIDMDWRVDIKTSSDNINRMAVPTCLLQMKIQDDINACRGGPIISTVSLELSKEKLDTMLDGLSRIRDQLSAVANK, encoded by the exons ATGTCCACTAACCCTTATG GCTTCCTCAAAGGATGTGGTGAGGCATTTATGTCAGGAATGCTTTCCCCCTTCAGCGACCAATTCAGTCAG TTGATCTGCAGCCTACATGGTTTCACACGGCAAATTGTATTCCAAGGACTGACTTCAGCTGAAGAGATTCTCCCACTCTTTCCTGATGACTTTCATCAAAACCTAAAGAATCTGTTAACTAAAATAATTCTTGAAAACAT CTcccaggttctgtcgaagggtcatgaggactcgaaacgtcaactcttttcttctccgccgatgctgccagacctgctgagtttttccag AGCTGCCTGGAGGAGTGAAACACTTGCAAACCAAA TTTCCTTACCCCACCTCATTGACATGGACTGGAGAGTGGATATCAAAACCTCGTCTGATAACATTAACAGAATGGCAGTGCCCACTTGCCTGCTCCAGATGAAG ATCCAGGATGACATCAATGCCTGCCGAGGTGGACCCATCATTTCCACTGTCTCTCTTGAACTAAGCAAGGAAAAGCTGGATACAATGTTGGATGGACTCAGTCGAATCCGGGATCAGCTTTCAGCTGTGGCAAACAAGTAA